The Kangiella marina genome window below encodes:
- a CDS encoding N-6 DNA methylase codes for MAIKKTELYSSLWASCDELRGGMDASQYKDYVLTFLFLKYVSDKYKKEPKALIVVPKGCSFDDMVELKGDKEIGEKLNILLEQIAKENELPWLANKDNDFNDEERLGKGKEMVDRLSRLIGIFERLEFGSNSAQGDDLLGDAYEYLMRNFATESGKSKGQFYTPAEVSRVVAKVVGITKDTRQDQTVYDPTCGSGSLLLKAADETINGLSIYGQEKDVATTALCRMNMILHNNADAEIAPGGHSTIAEPEFKEGNEALKRFDFAVANPPFSFKAWNSGMRLDDNGADIYQRFEYGAPPEKNGDYAFLLHILKSLKSTGKAAVILPHGVLFRGNSEATIRRNIIKQGYIKGIIGLPANLFYGTGIPACIIVIDKADAKKRLNNPESGIFMIDASKGFMKDGPKNRLRSQDIHKIVDVFNNQIEIPRYSRMVSFSEIEQHQYNLNIPRYIDSSVEEDLHDLSGHLQGGIPNADIDALKDYWQVFPSLRETLFEPEREGYSKALVKANEVKSTILNHREFKQFAEESLQPFHQWAERVNLKSIQPGEQPKAIIHDISEDLLDSYSKSPLLSKYDIYQILMDYWSEMMQDDVYVIAQDGWESGTTLRELVAKKGEKLKETPDLVIKKKKYRAEHIPPALIIQRYFKGQQSNIEQIQSELDRVTIELESYIEEHTGEDGLLAEAMNDKDKVTKTTINTRLKEATDEEELSALKQAKQLFDDETLGKKALKEAQEALDVDVLKHYPTLTEEEIKSLIVEAKWLVTLEANIKAEIERVTQQLANRVKELEERYSQPLPVITQSVENLSDKVAGHLKAMGVEWAL; via the coding sequence ATGGCCATTAAAAAAACAGAACTATATTCTTCCCTTTGGGCAAGTTGTGATGAATTACGAGGTGGTATGGATGCCTCACAATATAAAGATTATGTTCTGACCTTTCTGTTCCTTAAGTATGTTTCAGATAAGTACAAAAAAGAGCCTAAGGCCTTAATTGTCGTACCTAAGGGATGTAGCTTTGACGATATGGTTGAGCTAAAAGGAGATAAGGAAATCGGTGAAAAGCTCAATATTTTGTTAGAGCAGATTGCTAAGGAAAATGAGTTGCCTTGGCTGGCTAATAAAGATAATGACTTCAATGATGAGGAGCGCCTTGGCAAAGGTAAGGAAATGGTCGATCGTCTTTCTCGGTTGATTGGTATTTTTGAACGGCTTGAGTTTGGTAGCAATAGCGCACAAGGGGATGATTTACTGGGTGATGCGTATGAATATTTGATGCGAAACTTTGCAACGGAGTCAGGTAAAAGCAAAGGACAGTTTTATACACCAGCAGAGGTCTCCCGTGTCGTCGCAAAAGTTGTTGGTATTACTAAAGATACACGCCAAGATCAGACTGTGTATGACCCAACATGTGGATCAGGTTCTTTATTATTGAAAGCGGCTGATGAAACGATTAATGGTTTAAGTATTTACGGCCAAGAAAAGGATGTCGCGACGACTGCATTGTGTCGTATGAATATGATTTTGCATAATAATGCGGATGCGGAGATTGCTCCAGGTGGACACAGCACTATCGCTGAACCTGAATTTAAAGAAGGTAACGAAGCTCTAAAGCGGTTTGATTTTGCTGTAGCTAATCCTCCTTTCTCTTTTAAGGCCTGGAACAGCGGTATGCGTCTTGATGATAATGGGGCTGATATTTATCAACGCTTTGAGTATGGCGCACCTCCTGAAAAAAATGGTGATTATGCATTTTTGCTGCATATCCTTAAATCTCTAAAGAGCACAGGCAAAGCAGCTGTTATTTTGCCACATGGTGTATTATTTCGCGGTAATTCTGAAGCTACCATTCGCCGAAACATAATAAAGCAAGGGTACATCAAAGGTATTATCGGTTTGCCCGCAAATCTATTTTACGGAACTGGTATCCCTGCCTGCATCATCGTGATTGACAAAGCCGATGCAAAAAAACGTTTAAACAATCCTGAAAGCGGGATTTTCATGATCGATGCCAGTAAAGGATTTATGAAAGATGGCCCGAAAAACCGCCTTCGCTCTCAGGATATCCATAAAATTGTAGATGTTTTTAATAATCAAATTGAAATACCACGCTATAGCCGTATGGTTAGCTTCTCTGAAATAGAGCAGCATCAATATAATCTCAACATTCCCCGTTATATAGATAGTTCGGTAGAAGAGGATCTACATGATCTAAGCGGTCACTTACAAGGTGGGATTCCTAACGCTGATATTGATGCGTTAAAGGATTATTGGCAGGTATTCCCTAGCCTGAGAGAAACTTTATTCGAGCCTGAGCGCGAGGGCTACAGTAAAGCATTAGTAAAAGCCAATGAAGTAAAAAGTACCATTCTAAATCATCGCGAATTCAAACAGTTCGCTGAAGAAAGCCTGCAACCTTTTCACCAATGGGCTGAAAGAGTCAATTTAAAATCTATTCAGCCAGGCGAACAACCTAAAGCTATTATTCATGATATCAGTGAAGATTTGTTAGACAGCTATTCCAAGAGCCCACTATTAAGTAAGTACGATATTTATCAAATTCTGATGGACTATTGGTCGGAAATGATGCAAGACGACGTATACGTTATAGCTCAAGATGGTTGGGAGTCTGGAACCACACTACGAGAACTGGTGGCTAAAAAAGGCGAAAAACTCAAAGAAACACCGGATCTGGTAATAAAAAAGAAAAAGTACAGAGCAGAACACATTCCGCCAGCTTTAATTATTCAGCGATACTTTAAAGGGCAGCAATCGAATATTGAACAAATTCAGTCAGAACTGGATAGAGTTACTATAGAGTTGGAAAGCTATATTGAAGAGCATACAGGTGAAGATGGACTTCTGGCTGAAGCCATGAATGATAAGGATAAAGTAACCAAAACCACGATAAATACTCGACTTAAAGAAGCAACAGATGAAGAGGAACTCTCTGCACTCAAGCAGGCCAAGCAGCTTTTCGACGATGAGACGCTGGGGAAAAAAGCGTTAAAAGAAGCCCAAGAAGCCTTGGATGTTGACGTATTGAAACACTATCCAACATTAACCGAGGAAGAAATTAAGTCTCTTATCGTCGAAGCTAAATGGCTTGTGACTCTAGAGGCCAATATCAAGGCTGAAATCGAACGTGTCACCCAGCAACTAGCTAACCGAGTCAAAGAACTGGAAGAACGCTATAGCCAGCCTTTGCCTGTTATTACCCAGTCGGTAGAAAACTTGAGTGATAAAGTGGCGGGCCACTTAAAAGCCATGGGGGTGGAGTGGGCGTTATGA
- a CDS encoding restriction endonuclease subunit S, with protein MSGVAEVNTNYLAEMAESTVAVGYKQTEVGLIPEDWEVVPIGSLCTIFGRIGFRGYTKADIVEQDQGVLSISPSNILQGTLDFDHCTYISWSKYHESPEIQIFNGDVLLVKTGSTYGKVGLVSSLEREATLNPQVVVLKKVKCPSPLLSYVMQFELVQNQIEETIVGGAIPTLSQKAVANYLVPIPKKHDEQAAIANALSDVDALISVLEKLISKKQAIKTATMQQLLTGRTRLPQFSLREDGSKKGYEPSELGEIPEDWDAVKMEELAKIQRGASPRPIDNPIWFERNSTVGWLRISDVSKTNKYLTETTQSLSELGIANSRFVAKNNLVMSICATVGKPIITKKDLCIHDGFVVLNGLSVDQDYMYYILKELEDEWGKQGQTGSQMNLNTELINGTHVAIPQNAAEQTAIANILSDMDKEIQALKQRLNKTKSIKQGMMQELLTGRTRLI; from the coding sequence ATGAGTGGAGTAGCTGAAGTAAATACAAATTATCTAGCGGAAATGGCTGAGAGCACTGTGGCGGTTGGTTACAAACAAACGGAAGTTGGGCTTATTCCAGAGGATTGGGAAGTTGTTCCAATTGGGAGTCTGTGTACGATATTTGGACGTATAGGTTTTAGGGGTTATACCAAGGCAGACATCGTAGAACAAGATCAAGGTGTATTAAGTATAAGCCCTTCAAATATTTTGCAAGGTACTTTAGATTTTGATCATTGCACATATATCTCATGGTCGAAATATCATGAGTCCCCTGAGATTCAAATCTTTAATGGCGATGTGTTACTCGTTAAAACCGGTTCAACTTATGGAAAAGTAGGGCTTGTTAGTTCCCTAGAGCGTGAAGCAACCCTAAACCCGCAGGTAGTTGTATTAAAAAAGGTTAAGTGTCCAAGTCCGTTGCTTTCTTATGTGATGCAATTTGAACTTGTGCAAAACCAAATTGAAGAAACAATTGTTGGTGGTGCAATTCCGACTTTATCCCAGAAAGCAGTAGCTAATTATCTGGTTCCCATACCTAAAAAGCATGACGAACAAGCCGCCATTGCCAATGCTTTATCTGACGTTGACGCTCTGATCAGTGTACTGGAAAAGTTGATCTCCAAAAAACAGGCCATCAAAACCGCTACCATGCAACAGCTCCTCACTGGCCGTACCCGACTGCCACAATTTTCCCTGCGCGAAGATGGTTCAAAGAAAGGCTATGAGCCAAGTGAGTTGGGGGAAATACCGGAGGATTGGGATGCTGTTAAAATGGAGGAACTAGCCAAGATTCAGAGAGGAGCTTCGCCAAGACCAATAGATAATCCTATTTGGTTTGAACGAAATTCAACAGTTGGTTGGTTACGTATTTCTGATGTTTCTAAAACTAATAAGTATTTAACTGAGACAACGCAAAGCCTCTCAGAATTAGGTATTGCCAATAGCCGATTTGTGGCTAAGAATAACTTAGTTATGAGTATCTGTGCAACGGTTGGAAAACCCATTATCACTAAGAAAGATTTATGTATCCACGATGGGTTTGTAGTGCTTAATGGGCTTTCAGTAGATCAAGATTACATGTATTACATCCTTAAAGAGCTTGAGGATGAGTGGGGTAAGCAGGGGCAGACAGGATCACAGATGAATCTGAATACCGAGCTGATTAATGGTACTCATGTTGCCATTCCGCAAAATGCGGCTGAACAAACCGCCATCGCCAACATCCTGTCGGATATGGACAAAGAGATTCAGGCACTGAAGCAACGTCTTAATAAAACTAAAAGTATTAAACAAGGTATGATGCAAGAACTATTGACGGGGAGAACTCGACTGATATGA
- a CDS encoding HsdR family type I site-specific deoxyribonuclease, with product MSKVGQKERATQNRVVTLFQNQLGYDYYGDWQDRESNSCIEEEYVRSWLIKQGVGDSIITKAIRQFKLAATMGDGKKLYHANKDIYSLLRYGVKVRQGQGETTKTVWLIDWNNPSNNHFAIAEEVTVKGQNNKRPDIVLYVNGIALGVIELKRSSVSVTEGIRQNLDNQKKSFIRDFYSTVQLVMAGNDTEGLRYGTIGTPESHYYTWKEENPDYTPDADERSSKHLSINDVSYTDEILDFDICNLCNKERLLEIIHDFVVFDAGYKKTCRQNQYFGVKASQERLEKKDGGIIWHTQGSGKSLTMVWLAKWIREHVNNARVLVITDRTELDEQIEGVFKGVDEDIRRSKSGADLVSILNEAEPWLICSLIHKFGRQSANDDENDDKATDDYLEELKNNLPTDFEAKGNLFVFVDECHRTQSGKLHAAMKAILPEAIFVGFTGTPLLKKDKQKSIEVFGSFIHTYKFDEAVEDGVVLDLQYEARDIDQYIRKPERIDEWFDINTKGLTDMAKVQLKQRWGTMQKVLSSQERLGMIVNDIWKDMKTKPRLADGRGNAMLVCANIYQACKVYELFRKTDLKDKCAIVTSYLPSPNDIKGEETGAGATEKLHQYEIYQQMLADFYEIPKEEAIKKAENFETKAKKLFKKEPGQMRLLIVVDKLLTGFDAPSATYLYIDKKMQDHGLFQAICRVNRLDGEDKEYGYVIDYKDLFHSLESSISDYTSGAFDDYDKEDVQGLLTDRLVTSKERLEEAREATKALCEPVLEPKELIDYIRYFCGDVAKSEDLKLNESKRVTLYKNVAALVRAYSNMANEMHAAGYNAKEAKDIKAEVEHFSHMRKEIKLASKDEVDMKQYEPAMRRLLDTYIKAEDSETVIDFEKLGLIELIVEKSKQNPASPENTKVPEAMAETIENNIRKVIIEGQPINPKYYDKMSALLDALIKQRREEAVSYEEYLKQVKKIAEGITSDGSCESNYPKSMNTKAKQSLYDNLDQNEELVTRIDTAIRYTKKADWKSNRFRRKRVENAVKEEIGEYKVDVDSVMEIVKNQKEYD from the coding sequence ATGAGTAAAGTAGGGCAAAAGGAGCGTGCCACTCAAAATCGCGTGGTTACACTGTTTCAAAATCAACTCGGTTATGATTACTATGGTGATTGGCAAGACCGTGAGAGTAATTCTTGTATCGAAGAGGAGTATGTGCGTTCTTGGCTTATTAAGCAAGGGGTTGGTGACTCCATTATCACCAAGGCTATTCGCCAGTTTAAGCTCGCTGCGACTATGGGCGATGGTAAAAAGCTTTATCATGCCAATAAAGATATTTATAGCTTATTACGTTATGGTGTCAAAGTACGCCAAGGTCAGGGGGAAACGACCAAGACTGTTTGGCTAATTGATTGGAATAATCCTTCAAATAACCATTTTGCTATCGCAGAAGAGGTCACTGTCAAAGGACAAAACAACAAACGCCCGGATATTGTTTTGTATGTGAATGGTATTGCTTTAGGTGTTATTGAGCTAAAGCGCTCATCAGTATCGGTAACAGAAGGCATTCGCCAAAACCTTGATAACCAAAAGAAATCTTTTATCCGTGACTTTTATAGCACAGTACAGCTAGTTATGGCCGGAAACGATACTGAGGGACTACGTTATGGAACGATAGGAACACCCGAAAGTCACTACTATACCTGGAAAGAAGAAAACCCCGATTATACTCCAGACGCTGATGAGCGAAGCAGCAAGCACTTATCTATTAATGACGTGAGTTATACAGACGAAATTTTGGATTTCGATATCTGTAACCTTTGTAATAAAGAACGGCTCCTTGAAATTATTCATGACTTTGTTGTGTTTGACGCAGGCTACAAGAAAACCTGTCGTCAAAACCAGTACTTTGGTGTTAAAGCTTCACAGGAGCGCCTGGAGAAAAAAGACGGTGGAATTATTTGGCACACACAAGGATCGGGTAAAAGCTTGACCATGGTTTGGTTAGCAAAATGGATAAGGGAGCATGTTAATAACGCCAGAGTGCTGGTAATAACTGATAGAACTGAACTTGATGAGCAGATTGAAGGTGTTTTTAAAGGCGTTGATGAAGACATTAGGCGTAGTAAGAGTGGTGCTGACTTAGTTAGTATCTTGAATGAAGCTGAACCGTGGCTTATTTGTTCTTTGATTCATAAGTTTGGTCGTCAAAGCGCAAACGATGATGAAAATGATGACAAGGCGACCGACGATTATTTGGAAGAGTTAAAAAATAACTTACCTACAGACTTTGAAGCTAAAGGCAACTTGTTTGTCTTTGTGGACGAATGCCATCGTACTCAATCTGGGAAGCTGCATGCCGCCATGAAGGCTATTCTTCCAGAGGCTATTTTTGTTGGCTTTACTGGCACGCCGTTGTTGAAAAAAGATAAGCAGAAAAGTATTGAGGTTTTTGGCTCCTTTATTCATACCTACAAGTTTGATGAAGCTGTCGAAGACGGGGTTGTATTAGACTTGCAATATGAGGCAAGGGATATCGACCAATATATTCGTAAACCAGAAAGGATTGATGAGTGGTTTGATATCAACACTAAGGGCTTAACTGATATGGCTAAGGTACAGTTAAAGCAACGTTGGGGAACGATGCAAAAAGTCCTTTCAAGTCAGGAGCGCTTGGGGATGATCGTCAACGATATCTGGAAAGACATGAAAACCAAGCCACGTCTAGCAGATGGGCGGGGTAACGCCATGTTAGTTTGTGCCAACATTTATCAAGCTTGTAAGGTTTATGAATTATTTAGGAAGACTGACTTAAAAGATAAGTGCGCTATTGTTACCAGTTATTTGCCATCACCCAATGATATCAAAGGAGAAGAAACTGGAGCTGGCGCAACTGAAAAACTCCATCAGTATGAAATTTATCAGCAAATGCTCGCTGATTTTTATGAAATCCCCAAAGAAGAAGCGATTAAGAAAGCGGAGAATTTTGAAACTAAAGCTAAGAAACTCTTCAAAAAAGAGCCAGGGCAAATGCGGCTTTTGATTGTGGTGGATAAGTTGCTGACTGGTTTCGATGCACCTTCAGCCACCTATTTGTATATTGATAAAAAGATGCAAGACCACGGGTTGTTTCAGGCAATATGCCGGGTTAATCGTCTCGATGGTGAAGATAAAGAGTATGGTTATGTCATTGACTATAAAGACCTTTTTCATAGTTTGGAGTCATCGATTAGCGACTACACCAGCGGAGCGTTTGATGATTACGACAAAGAAGATGTCCAAGGTTTATTGACGGATAGGCTCGTTACTAGTAAAGAGCGGCTTGAAGAAGCTAGAGAGGCGACTAAGGCTCTTTGTGAACCTGTATTAGAACCTAAGGAGTTGATTGATTATATCCGCTATTTTTGTGGGGATGTGGCTAAAAGCGAAGACTTGAAGCTTAACGAGTCTAAACGTGTCACATTGTACAAGAATGTTGCCGCTTTGGTGCGTGCATACTCTAATATGGCGAATGAAATGCATGCTGCGGGCTACAACGCCAAAGAAGCTAAAGATATTAAAGCGGAAGTAGAGCATTTCAGCCATATGCGCAAAGAGATTAAACTTGCATCAAAAGATGAAGTCGATATGAAGCAGTATGAGCCCGCCATGAGGCGTTTGCTTGATACTTATATTAAAGCAGAAGATAGTGAAACGGTTATCGATTTTGAGAAGCTAGGACTTATCGAGTTAATTGTTGAAAAATCAAAGCAAAACCCAGCTAGTCCAGAGAATACAAAAGTTCCAGAGGCAATGGCTGAGACAATTGAAAATAATATTCGAAAAGTCATTATTGAGGGACAGCCGATTAATCCAAAGTATTATGACAAAATGTCTGCACTACTCGATGCTTTAATCAAGCAGCGACGTGAAGAGGCTGTTAGTTATGAAGAGTATTTAAAACAAGTTAAAAAAATTGCTGAAGGTATTACTAGCGATGGAAGCTGTGAAAGTAATTATCCAAAGTCTATGAACACTAAAGCGAAGCAATCTTTATATGATAATCTAGATCAAAACGAAGAGCTTGTTACTCGGATTGACACAGCGATACGCTATACAAAAAAAGCAGACTGGAAGAGTAATCGCTTTAGAAGGAAAAGGGTAGAAAATGCTGTTAAAGAAGAGATTGGTGAATATAAAGTAGATGTTGATAGTGTTATGGAAATAGTCAAAAATCAGAAAGAATATGACTAA